One window of Atribacter laminatus genomic DNA carries:
- a CDS encoding ABC transporter substrate-binding protein translates to MTRKNNNRMNIMLILTMLFCVLILSMFAFAEDVEIVTLNAGTSEVEQKWGFQYVEEWNKNNPQMKVRYELVPWPDLHTKVMAYIAAGTPPDMAWYFMDQINEWHKMGVLEPLDEWLGDSKNEYLDALVNPGSDAYFDGKVYGAPFSLVASGLAVRRDLLEEKGLSPESIKTWDDFKNAVKVLTDPPNRYGTMIILGEPRMTSLDLGWWAVSNGLGSISDFNPEKKKNYIELLQFVVDLSPYMAPAQIGWIHRDSMTSFAQGLVGMYATASYFYGEIHPISADVMSEEKTVFIPLPYGPSMKSHSTPMYTVGYVMFKDAPHKKEAAEFLKYWVSDDVSKAFPMNLSPKKNVTIDDRTSALGEDVRWFENQWNKIIRETNGVGLKPVVPAEEIYRIFNEEIIKLFKGETTPEEAYDYLKANIEPLLLD, encoded by the coding sequence ATGACAAGAAAAAATAATAACCGAATGAATATAATGTTAATTTTAACGATGCTTTTTTGTGTTTTGATACTTTCAATGTTTGCTTTTGCTGAGGATGTTGAAATAGTAACTTTAAATGCAGGCACATCTGAAGTTGAACAAAAATGGGGTTTTCAATATGTCGAAGAATGGAATAAAAATAATCCACAAATGAAGGTAAGATATGAATTAGTTCCATGGCCGGATCTTCATACAAAAGTGATGGCGTATATTGCAGCTGGGACTCCTCCAGATATGGCATGGTATTTTATGGACCAAATTAATGAATGGCATAAAATGGGTGTCCTAGAGCCCCTGGATGAATGGTTAGGAGATTCCAAAAACGAATATTTAGATGCACTCGTTAATCCAGGAAGTGATGCTTATTTTGATGGTAAAGTATATGGTGCTCCATTTAGCTTGGTAGCTTCAGGCTTAGCAGTAAGACGTGACTTGCTTGAAGAAAAGGGTTTATCTCCGGAATCTATAAAAACATGGGATGATTTTAAAAACGCAGTTAAGGTTCTCACGGATCCGCCAAATAGGTATGGTACTATGATTATTCTTGGGGAACCAAGAATGACATCTCTTGACTTAGGCTGGTGGGCAGTCTCAAATGGTTTGGGAAGTATTTCTGATTTTAATCCTGAGAAAAAGAAAAATTATATAGAACTTCTCCAATTTGTTGTTGATCTTTCTCCTTATATGGCTCCCGCACAAATTGGTTGGATCCACCGAGATTCTATGACATCATTTGCTCAAGGGCTTGTTGGTATGTACGCAACTGCATCTTACTTTTATGGGGAAATTCATCCAATTTCAGCTGATGTTATGTCTGAAGAAAAAACTGTTTTTATTCCTTTGCCATACGGGCCAAGTATGAAATCACATTCGACACCCATGTATACAGTCGGCTATGTAATGTTTAAAGATGCTCCACATAAAAAGGAGGCAGCAGAATTTCTTAAATATTGGGTTAGTGATGATGTTAGTAAAGCGTTTCCGATGAACCTTAGTCCGAAGAAAAATGTAACGATTGATGATCGTACTTCGGCTCTTGGTGAAGATGTGCGTTGGTTTGAAAATCAATGGAATAAGATTATTCGTGAAACAAACGGAGTTGGATTGAAACCAGTTGTTCCAGCTGAAGAGATATATAGGATATTCAATGAAGAAATAATAAAACTCTTCAAAGGAGAAACTACACCAGAAGAAGCATATGATTATCTTAAGGCAAATATCGAACCTTTATTGTTAGACTAG
- a CDS encoding ADP-ribosylglycohydrolase family protein, whose product MIQHQELNSGRKDKGFIARAQGCLLGQLAGDALGSLVEFQSPEEIKLLYPNGIHELADGGTWNTIAGQPTDDSEMALMLARMLVRVGKYDPNKARIAYLYWLQSKPFDCGRTVSSGLKGYPNHESQANGSLMRISPLGIFGVNYDLEEVAEWARQDATITHPHPVCQQTNALFTMAISQAIRTGCGNQELYEQIEGWSIKMKIDESLLDTVHGAALSPPKDYISQQGWVLIAFHNALWQLLHSHNLEQGVVDTVMRGGDTDTNAAICGALLGAVYGRNAIPDQWLKTLLNCQPAAGLPQALRPRPECFWPVDVLELAEKLTLFRE is encoded by the coding sequence ATGATTCAACACCAAGAATTGAATAGTGGACGAAAAGATAAGGGTTTCATTGCTCGTGCCCAAGGCTGTTTGCTCGGTCAGCTTGCTGGTGATGCCTTGGGAAGCTTGGTTGAGTTTCAATCACCGGAGGAAATCAAACTCCTGTATCCTAATGGTATCCATGAACTTGCTGATGGAGGCACCTGGAACACTATTGCCGGTCAACCAACCGATGACTCAGAGATGGCTCTCATGTTGGCTCGAATGCTGGTCCGTGTAGGCAAATATGATCCTAATAAAGCTCGAATAGCCTACCTTTATTGGTTACAGTCAAAACCCTTTGATTGCGGAAGAACTGTATCAAGCGGGTTAAAAGGATATCCCAATCATGAAAGCCAAGCCAACGGATCTTTAATGCGGATTAGCCCTTTGGGAATTTTTGGAGTGAACTATGATCTGGAAGAGGTCGCTGAATGGGCAAGACAGGATGCAACAATCACCCATCCTCACCCTGTCTGTCAGCAAACCAATGCACTATTCACCATGGCTATTTCTCAAGCTATTCGTACTGGATGTGGGAACCAAGAACTTTATGAACAAATCGAAGGTTGGTCTATAAAGATGAAAATTGATGAAAGTCTACTTGATACTGTCCATGGAGCTGCTCTATCTCCTCCAAAAGACTATATATCTCAGCAAGGTTGGGTATTGATAGCTTTTCACAATGCTCTTTGGCAACTACTTCATTCCCACAATCTAGAACAAGGCGTGGTAGATACGGTCATGAGGGGTGGAGATACCGATACCAATGCTGCCATTTGTGGCGCTTTACTTGGGGCTGTTTATGGCCGTAATGCTATTCCTGACCAATGGCTTAAAACTTTGCTCAACTGCCAACCTGCTGCTGGACTTCCTCAGGCACTCCGTCCTCGTCCGGAATGTTTCTGGCCAGTCGATGTGCTGGAGTTGGCTGAAAAGTTAACCTTATTTAGGGAATAA
- the glmS gene encoding glutamine--fructose-6-phosphate transaminase (isomerizing): MCGIIGYVGQREVISILLNGLKHLEYRGYDSAGIAVDEDGTMKTFRKTGKITGLDTLCKGHHGQSYRGIGHTRWATHGAPSETNAHPHLDCQRRIAVVHNGIIENYRQLRKELEESGHVFLSETDSEVIAHLLEGEGTPFERIQKAVKRLQGSYALCVLFLDELNTLYGVRMFNPLIMGISEGECFLASDLPAFLDTTRKAIYLEDGEVARITPTSWEVKDFSGKSKTSKTITSIPWDPLTAEKGGYKHFMLKEIHEQPQALEDTILGRVDGITGQVRFDELENFSLETVERVIITACGTACHAGMIGKYSIEHLAKVPVEVEYASEFRYRQPLLNEKTLVICISQSGETADTLAAARLAKDSHARVLSICNSMGTSLTRIADWTLYTRAGIEIGVASTKAFTCQLAVLFLLALYLAQQRKTIENECILYQVQFLLTLPRQMNELLKISDHIHELAREYYLYHDFLYLGRGVCYPLALEGALKLKEISYLHAEGLSAGEMKHGPIALIEPDVISVVLLGRGITGVKTLANIEEIKARKGKVIVISHPEHLEVIPPVEKLLVIPETSEFLAPLLLIIPLQLFAYYVALEKGSDIDQPRNLAKSVTVE, from the coding sequence ATGTGCGGCATTATTGGATATGTAGGTCAAAGAGAAGTTATTTCGATTTTATTAAATGGTTTAAAACATCTTGAATACCGAGGTTATGATTCAGCCGGAATTGCAGTTGATGAAGATGGGACAATGAAGACCTTTCGAAAAACCGGGAAAATTACCGGGCTCGATACCTTATGTAAGGGTCATCATGGACAATCCTACCGGGGAATTGGTCACACCCGCTGGGCAACTCATGGAGCTCCTTCAGAAACAAACGCCCATCCTCATCTTGATTGTCAGCGACGGATTGCAGTAGTTCATAATGGTATTATTGAAAACTATCGACAGCTTCGAAAGGAACTGGAAGAATCAGGACACGTGTTTTTATCTGAAACTGATAGCGAAGTCATCGCTCATCTCTTAGAGGGAGAAGGAACACCTTTCGAGCGCATTCAAAAGGCGGTTAAAAGGCTGCAAGGGTCCTATGCCCTTTGCGTTCTGTTCCTCGATGAATTAAATACCCTCTATGGGGTAAGGATGTTCAATCCACTTATCATGGGGATTAGTGAGGGAGAATGCTTTTTAGCATCTGATTTACCAGCCTTTTTGGATACCACCAGAAAGGCGATTTACCTGGAGGATGGTGAGGTTGCTCGGATAACTCCTACTTCTTGGGAGGTGAAAGATTTTTCTGGAAAATCAAAAACCTCCAAGACCATTACCTCTATTCCATGGGATCCTCTCACTGCCGAAAAAGGTGGATATAAACACTTTATGCTCAAAGAAATTCATGAGCAGCCCCAGGCCTTGGAAGACACCATCTTAGGACGAGTTGATGGAATCACCGGACAGGTAAGGTTTGACGAGCTCGAAAACTTTTCTCTTGAAACAGTGGAACGGGTGATTATTACCGCTTGCGGCACTGCCTGCCACGCTGGGATGATTGGAAAATATTCAATTGAACATCTGGCAAAAGTCCCAGTAGAAGTAGAATATGCTTCGGAATTTCGTTATCGTCAACCTCTTTTGAACGAAAAAACCCTCGTTATCTGTATTTCCCAGTCGGGTGAAACCGCCGACACCCTCGCAGCGGCACGACTCGCGAAGGACAGTCATGCTCGAGTGCTTTCGATTTGTAATAGTATGGGAACCTCCCTCACCCGGATTGCCGATTGGACTCTCTATACCCGAGCTGGGATTGAAATCGGTGTCGCTTCTACCAAAGCGTTTACCTGCCAATTGGCAGTCTTGTTTCTCCTCGCGCTCTATTTAGCACAGCAACGCAAAACCATAGAAAATGAGTGTATTCTTTACCAGGTTCAATTCCTCCTTACTCTCCCCCGCCAGATGAATGAACTTCTGAAAATATCTGATCATATTCACGAGCTCGCTCGAGAGTATTACCTCTACCATGACTTCCTTTACTTGGGACGGGGAGTGTGCTATCCACTGGCGTTGGAAGGCGCTTTGAAGCTCAAAGAAATTTCTTATCTCCATGCCGAAGGGCTAAGCGCCGGAGAAATGAAGCATGGGCCAATTGCTCTCATCGAACCGGATGTGATCAGCGTAGTTCTTTTGGGAAGAGGGATAACTGGAGTAAAAACTCTTGCAAATATTGAAGAAATCAAAGCTCGAAAAGGGAAAGTCATCGTCATTTCCCATCCTGAACATCTTGAAGTGATTCCTCCGGTTGAAAAGCTTCTGGTTATTCCTGAAACCAGCGAATTTCTCGCTCCATTATTGCTGATCATCCCCCTTCAACTGTTTGCCTATTATGTTGCTCTGGAAAAGGGATCAGATATCGATCAACCCAGAAATTTAGCCAAAAGTGTCACTGTTGAATAA
- a CDS encoding carbohydrate ABC transporter permease, whose translation MKNLKKGNSYGLILTIPALLGIAIFIALPLVRSILLSFNSLYLLEGMDSGKYIGFKNYVKFFNDPNLFLFLKNTIIWVFGSVFGPGILGMILGLLLNRRIKARPLWRGLALIPWVMPPVVVGMIWRWILDGQWGILNRLLQQIHIIDKPILWLADTSYVMLSIVQVAIWKFFPFWFVNILAGLQVIPQEMYEAAIIDGASSFNVFTKITLPQLRPILFVLVLLQTIWSFNEFTIIWVLTQGGPGNTSMTLAPLVYVNSFKYYRMGYGASIGVVIMIITMIFTAIYLKREKINS comes from the coding sequence ATGAAAAACTTAAAAAAAGGAAATTCATACGGTCTGATATTAACTATACCTGCACTATTAGGAATAGCAATATTCATTGCTTTACCTTTGGTCAGGAGTATATTATTGAGTTTCAATAGTTTATATCTTCTCGAAGGAATGGATTCAGGAAAGTATATCGGTTTTAAAAATTATGTAAAATTTTTCAATGATCCTAACCTATTTCTTTTTCTTAAAAACACAATAATATGGGTTTTTGGATCTGTGTTTGGGCCAGGAATTCTGGGAATGATTCTTGGATTATTACTTAACAGGCGCATTAAAGCCCGACCGCTTTGGAGGGGCTTGGCGTTAATCCCGTGGGTTATGCCTCCAGTTGTAGTTGGAATGATCTGGAGGTGGATTCTTGACGGACAATGGGGAATTTTAAACCGTCTCCTTCAGCAAATTCATATTATTGATAAACCAATTCTCTGGTTAGCCGATACAAGCTATGTAATGTTAAGTATTGTTCAAGTAGCAATCTGGAAATTTTTTCCATTTTGGTTTGTAAATATTTTAGCTGGTTTACAAGTTATTCCACAAGAAATGTACGAAGCTGCAATAATAGATGGAGCTTCCAGTTTTAATGTTTTCACAAAAATTACACTTCCTCAATTACGTCCAATATTGTTTGTTTTAGTATTGTTGCAAACGATATGGAGCTTTAATGAATTTACTATAATATGGGTATTAACTCAAGGAGGGCCAGGTAATACGTCTATGACACTTGCTCCCTTAGTATATGTTAATAGTTTTAAATATTATAGAATGGGATACGGGGCAAGTATTGGTGTTGTGATAATGATTATAACAATGATTTTTACTGCTATTTACCTTAAAAGAGAAAAGATTAACTCATAA
- a CDS encoding carbohydrate ABC transporter permease — protein MRRLYSGKKKKRIVNFLLNIILAIILAWVVFPYFWAVSSALRPISKLFTLIPEWLPSPLTLENYKWAFTDKNFLITLKNSIIIGILTALFSLVLSSLSGYSLARFKFKGKKTIVTSLIVSQMVPGVLLIIPIFVIFSQLHLVNTYLGLMLAYSTFSIPFCVLLLRSFFAQFPEELEEAAMVDGCSRLGSFVRITLPLSFPGIMAVTLFCFILAWNDFLFALVLTRDTTVMPVALQLYNISTVQFAAGNWGGILAQGTIITLPVAILFVLLQQYLIQGMTSGAIKG, from the coding sequence TTGAGACGTTTATACAGTGGAAAAAAGAAAAAAAGGATTGTTAATTTTTTATTAAATATTATCCTTGCTATCATTTTGGCATGGGTTGTATTCCCATATTTTTGGGCTGTAAGCTCGGCCTTAAGGCCCATATCAAAGTTATTTACTCTAATACCAGAGTGGTTGCCATCACCTTTAACTCTGGAAAATTATAAATGGGCATTTACCGATAAAAACTTTTTAATCACCCTTAAAAATTCAATTATTATTGGAATTTTAACGGCCTTATTTTCTTTGGTACTTAGTTCTCTTTCTGGTTATAGTTTAGCCCGTTTTAAGTTTAAAGGGAAAAAAACTATAGTTACTTCATTAATTGTTAGTCAAATGGTACCAGGAGTTCTTTTAATCATTCCGATATTTGTAATATTTTCACAATTACATTTAGTAAATACTTATTTAGGATTAATGCTTGCTTATTCAACGTTTTCAATACCCTTTTGTGTTTTATTACTTCGTAGCTTTTTTGCTCAGTTTCCTGAAGAATTGGAAGAAGCAGCTATGGTTGACGGTTGCTCGAGGCTTGGGTCTTTTGTTAGAATAACATTACCTCTGTCGTTTCCAGGTATTATGGCAGTCACCCTTTTTTGTTTTATCTTGGCATGGAATGATTTCCTATTTGCTTTAGTTTTAACAAGAGATACAACAGTAATGCCTGTTGCCCTACAACTTTATAATATTTCAACTGTTCAATTCGCTGCGGGAAATTGGGGAGGGATTCTTGCCCAAGGTACAATTATTACTTTGCCAGTCGCTATTTTATTTGTTCTTTTACAACAATATTTAATTCAGGGCATGACTTCAGGAGCAATCAAGGGTTAA
- a CDS encoding carbohydrate ABC transporter permease, translating into MRKEAARGWAFLLPTMLFLVILTIYPFIFTVSASLTNWYLPETKRTFIGIQNFINLFKDPWFWSSLRITLIFLFGCLFFEHFFGFLLALLLSLLGKAKSYLPLFFIVPMMLPPIVSALIWKLMYRPLGLMNWFLSLLGISPINWVTDSNQVLPSIMITDIWQWTPFVMLILFSGINSIPEELFDAVDIDGGGLFAKIKHLILPLIKPLFIISFLLRFIFIFTTFDIIAGLSRGGPGHASMTLYYYSYLKSFEWLRMGEGASLNIFVFAITMGVGMILLNKIMKGSVVLYD; encoded by the coding sequence ATGCGAAAAGAAGCAGCACGAGGATGGGCTTTTTTACTCCCAACAATGTTATTTCTAGTAATATTAACCATATACCCTTTCATATTTACTGTTTCAGCTAGTTTAACAAACTGGTACTTACCAGAAACAAAAAGGACATTTATTGGGATACAAAATTTTATAAATTTATTCAAAGACCCCTGGTTCTGGTCTTCGTTAAGAATCACCCTAATATTTTTGTTTGGGTGTTTATTTTTCGAACATTTTTTTGGATTTTTATTAGCTTTACTCCTCAGTCTTTTAGGAAAAGCAAAAAGCTATCTGCCATTATTTTTTATTGTTCCGATGATGTTACCGCCTATTGTTTCTGCCTTGATATGGAAATTAATGTACAGACCCTTAGGACTTATGAATTGGTTTTTAAGCCTTCTTGGAATATCGCCCATAAATTGGGTAACAGATTCGAATCAAGTTTTACCCAGTATTATGATTACTGATATCTGGCAATGGACTCCATTTGTAATGCTGATACTCTTTTCAGGCATAAATTCTATACCAGAAGAATTATTCGATGCAGTTGATATTGATGGAGGAGGACTATTTGCGAAAATTAAACATTTAATCCTCCCACTAATTAAACCACTTTTTATCATCTCGTTTCTTTTGCGTTTTATCTTTATTTTTACAACATTTGATATTATTGCTGGACTCAGTCGAGGAGGACCTGGGCATGCTTCTATGACTTTATACTACTATTCTTATTTAAAGAGCTTTGAATGGTTGAGAATGGGGGAAGGTGCATCTCTAAATATTTTTGTTTTTGCAATAACCATGGGAGTTGGTATGATTTTGCTGAATAAAATAATGAAGGGGAGTGTCGTATTATATGATTAG
- a CDS encoding IS256 family transposase has translation MLIGFMTEPDPLYAMLEWLTNELMKLEAENKVGAHKGEHCPTRTTHFSGTRVRRFDTRLGTIYLLVPKLRKGGYIPFFVTERKRSEQALLQVVQEAFINGVSTRKMERLAQSLGIESLSAGQVSEITKDLNEQVEWFRTRPLEKEYPVIWVDALYEKVRCERHIISMAIAVVQGLTSEGNREILAVEPMFAESEDTYTHLFEQLKRRGVETVWLCISDAHTGLKNAIQKCFLGSSWQRCKVHFMRNILVHIPHKEKESFAAKLKQIWYQPDQECAKQYAHLIIQEYQDRFPQAIALLEEGLEDSLQFLAFPHLDQRKISSTNSLERVHKEIRRRTRVVGIFPTTDSYLRLVTSYLIEYTEDWVSSKKYISSEAITKQQVELLKIA, from the coding sequence ATGCTCATTGGTTTCATGACTGAACCTGATCCACTCTATGCCATGTTAGAATGGCTGACCAATGAACTCATGAAACTGGAAGCTGAAAACAAAGTTGGAGCTCACAAGGGAGAACATTGTCCCACCCGAACCACTCATTTCTCTGGAACCCGAGTCAGACGATTTGATACGAGGTTAGGAACCATCTACCTTCTAGTTCCAAAACTCCGTAAAGGAGGCTATATTCCTTTTTTTGTGACCGAAAGGAAACGCTCGGAGCAAGCCCTCCTCCAGGTGGTTCAAGAAGCCTTTATCAATGGTGTCTCCACCCGAAAGATGGAGCGCCTTGCTCAAAGCTTAGGGATTGAGTCCCTCTCTGCTGGTCAAGTATCAGAAATCACCAAAGACCTCAATGAACAAGTGGAATGGTTCCGTACCCGTCCTCTGGAAAAAGAGTACCCAGTCATTTGGGTTGATGCCCTCTACGAAAAGGTTCGCTGTGAAAGACACATCATCAGCATGGCCATTGCTGTCGTTCAGGGTCTGACAAGTGAGGGAAACCGAGAGATCCTGGCGGTCGAACCCATGTTTGCTGAATCAGAAGACACCTACACTCATCTCTTTGAACAGCTTAAAAGACGAGGAGTGGAAACAGTCTGGCTGTGCATCTCCGATGCTCATACTGGACTGAAAAATGCCATTCAGAAATGTTTCCTAGGATCAAGTTGGCAACGGTGTAAAGTACACTTTATGCGAAATATATTAGTCCATATCCCTCATAAAGAAAAAGAATCTTTTGCCGCGAAACTGAAACAAATATGGTACCAGCCTGACCAAGAGTGTGCCAAGCAATATGCCCATTTAATCATCCAGGAATACCAAGACCGTTTCCCCCAGGCCATTGCTCTTTTAGAGGAAGGACTGGAAGACTCGTTACAATTCCTGGCTTTCCCTCACCTTGACCAACGAAAGATCTCCTCGACCAATTCGCTCGAACGAGTTCATAAAGAGATTCGTCGCCGCACCCGAGTGGTAGGGATCTTTCCTACCACTGATTCCTATCTCCGGTTGGTCACCAGTTATCTCATTGAGTATACTGAAGATTGGGTGAGTAGTAAAAAGTACATTAGTTCTGAAGCCATTACCAAGCAACAAGTAGAGCTTCTAAAGATAGCCTAA
- a CDS encoding carbohydrate ABC transporter permease, which produces MIRISKKGKIVVYIALGIALLLTWIPLLWIFLTSIRSRGETLAYPPVWFFKPTLSSFSYLASSTDFLTSYFNSIYVGGISTIIVIGLAIPAAYALARLKFAGKDNVGFYIISTKMTPPIVVLYAFYIMFSNLGLLRTLSGLIILHIAINLPLAVWLLKGFFESLPQVIEEAAKIDGCSDWSVMWKITFPLSLPGIMVTGVLCLMFSWMEFIFASTITDPTTRTVPVLIYSWISYSQIYWERVAAAGILYIIPVFVLSIAIRKNLLRGMSFGLLK; this is translated from the coding sequence ATGATTAGAATTAGCAAAAAAGGCAAGATAGTTGTATATATCGCTTTGGGTATCGCTTTGCTGTTGACTTGGATCCCCCTTCTTTGGATATTTCTTACCTCAATTCGATCTCGAGGAGAAACATTAGCTTATCCACCCGTATGGTTTTTTAAACCTACATTAAGTAGCTTTTCTTACCTGGCATCTTCTACAGATTTTTTAACTTCTTATTTTAATAGTATTTATGTAGGAGGGATATCAACAATTATTGTTATAGGGTTGGCTATACCAGCTGCTTATGCATTAGCAAGGCTAAAATTTGCAGGGAAAGACAATGTCGGTTTTTATATTATCTCAACAAAAATGACCCCTCCAATTGTCGTTTTATATGCATTTTATATTATGTTTTCTAATTTAGGACTTTTAAGAACACTTTCAGGATTAATTATCTTGCATATAGCTATAAATCTTCCCTTAGCGGTATGGTTATTAAAAGGATTTTTTGAAAGTTTACCCCAAGTAATAGAAGAAGCCGCAAAAATTGATGGTTGTAGTGATTGGAGTGTAATGTGGAAAATTACCTTCCCACTATCATTACCAGGAATTATGGTTACTGGAGTTTTATGTCTTATGTTTTCTTGGATGGAATTTATTTTTGCTTCCACAATAACCGACCCCACTACTCGAACGGTGCCAGTCCTTATATATAGCTGGATATCATATTCGCAAATATATTGGGAAAGAGTCGCTGCAGCAGGTATTTTATATATAATTCCGGTTTTCGTTCTTTCTATTGCAATAAGAAAAAATTTATTAAGAGGTATGAGTTTTGGGCTTCTCAAATAA
- a CDS encoding ABC transporter substrate-binding protein produces the protein MKLNVKSILVTISISIALLLACAAIGYGQHNLDEFEEANINWRQFEGRSISILSIPHAYGLAIEPFIPEFEQLTGIRVNLEFLGEDELRRKRTIDFSMGTGLYDISSVGLSIIPQYAQAGWLADLKPYIDNPNLTDNEWYNYEGIGEPFRKWNSTEDGRVVAIPVNFSGPILWYRSDILEKFGFTPPDTWEELVELKNNLQKKLDEDPEYKNVYAFSSRGWTGPGSNTWTICPTIFSYGGRIFDENMKAVFDSPEAARALEVYRDAQVGYGNPPGSEGIDMYTMVDMFASGNLAMMYEGIDHIVFLGDPEKSTVSELWDATIPPQGPAGRYSSLWTWALGMNFASRQKEPAWLFIQWATSKPIQARLGPLGTPTRLPLWTTEPFQKLKQKGWIEAAQWYVENGTVTEPLMPEFREVGEAMSVGFSNVLKGEPVQESLSDAVKKVDEVIAKRAIIIED, from the coding sequence ATGAAGTTGAATGTAAAAAGTATACTAGTTACAATTTCAATTTCAATAGCACTCCTATTAGCTTGTGCAGCTATAGGATACGGACAACATAATTTAGATGAATTTGAGGAGGCCAATATTAATTGGAGACAATTTGAAGGAAGATCAATAAGTATACTTTCTATTCCGCACGCATATGGTTTGGCTATTGAACCTTTTATACCAGAATTTGAGCAATTAACTGGTATTCGTGTAAATCTTGAATTTTTAGGTGAAGATGAATTGCGTAGAAAGAGAACAATAGATTTTTCAATGGGAACTGGATTATACGATATATCGAGTGTTGGTCTCTCAATTATTCCCCAATATGCCCAAGCAGGTTGGCTTGCTGATCTTAAACCTTACATTGACAATCCAAATCTCACAGATAATGAATGGTACAATTATGAGGGCATAGGAGAACCATTTAGAAAGTGGAACTCTACAGAAGATGGAAGAGTCGTAGCAATACCCGTGAATTTTTCAGGACCGATTCTATGGTATCGATCAGATATACTTGAGAAATTTGGATTCACGCCTCCAGATACTTGGGAAGAGCTTGTAGAATTAAAAAATAATCTTCAGAAAAAATTGGATGAAGATCCAGAATATAAAAATGTCTATGCATTTTCAAGTCGGGGTTGGACTGGACCTGGTTCAAATACTTGGACCATTTGTCCAACAATATTTAGTTATGGTGGACGCATCTTTGATGAAAACATGAAAGCTGTTTTTGATTCACCAGAAGCGGCTCGTGCTTTGGAAGTTTATAGAGATGCTCAAGTTGGATACGGCAACCCTCCAGGAAGTGAAGGAATCGACATGTATACCATGGTCGACATGTTTGCTTCAGGTAATTTAGCAATGATGTACGAAGGAATTGATCATATTGTTTTCCTCGGTGATCCAGAAAAATCCACTGTTTCAGAACTATGGGATGCAACAATTCCACCTCAGGGACCAGCAGGAAGATATAGCTCACTATGGACTTGGGCGCTTGGTATGAACTTTGCTTCTCGCCAAAAAGAACCGGCTTGGTTATTCATTCAATGGGCTACTTCAAAACCAATTCAAGCAAGGTTAGGTCCTCTAGGAACGCCAACCCGTCTCCCATTATGGACAACAGAACCTTTCCAAAAATTAAAGCAAAAAGGTTGGATTGAAGCTGCTCAATGGTATGTTGAAAATGGAACAGTAACAGAACCTCTAATGCCTGAATTTAGAGAAGTTGGAGAAGCTATGTCTGTTGGATTCAGCAATGTTCTAAAAGGTGAACCAGTACAAGAATCGTTAAGCGATGCAGTTAAAAAAGTTGATGAAGTTATTGCGAAAAGGGCAATCATAATTGAAGATTAG